GGAAGAAAATATACCAATTGAGGTAGAGTTGCAAACCGAAAGTCAAAAATACGGCACCATAAATGGCGCTATGACAGTGGAACTGGAAGGCAAGCAACTAACCCTACAACAAGCGGGTGCCTACCTGAAGAAAACCGACCGTAACATACGCCAGGAAGCGTTTGAAAAAATTAGTGCCCGTCGCCTGCAAGATAGGGAAACACTGGACACCTTGCTGGATAAACTGATTACCCTTCGCCACAAACTGGCCACCAATACAGGGTTTGATAATTTCCGCGATTATATGCACCGCGCCCTTTGCCGTTTTGATTACACGGTTGAGGATTGCTTCAAATTTCACGAGGCAGTGGCTACTCAAGTAGTGCCTATTGCAAAAAAATTGGGCGAAGAACGTAAAGCAAAATTAGGGTACGAACGTCTGCGTCCTTGGGACGGGGATGTGGATGCCGACGGTTTGCCCCCCGTTCACCCGTTTAACAACGGCGAGGAGTTGGCTGAAAAAACTATTGCTGCGTTTAACCGCCTCGACCCGTTTTTTGGGGAGGTAATCAGTACCATGCGCGCCAAGGGGCATCTTGACCTTGACAGCCGTATTGGTAAAGCTCCGGGTGGGTACAACTACCCCCTTGCTGTGAGCAACTACCCCTTTATTTTTATGAACTCAGCAGGGTTGTTGCGCGATTTAGAAACGATGGTACACGAAGGCGGCCATGCCATACACAGCGTTTTAACCAAAGACCTTGAACTGAATGCCTTTAAGAGCTGCCCCAGCGAAGTAGCTGAACTTGCCAGCATGAGCATGGAGTTGATAAGCATGGATGTGTGGGACGAGTTTATGAAAGATCCTGCCGAATTGCGCCGTGCGAAAGCCGAGCAACTGGAAGGGGTGATTAAAACCCTGCCTTGGATTGCTACGGTAGATAAATTTCAGCATTGGTTATATACCAACCCTACCCACACCGCTGCTGAACGTACCGAGGCATGGAAGCAGATTTTTGCTGAATTCGGCACAGGACTAACGGATTGGGGCGGGTACGAGGATGCTTACAACACTGCTTGGCAAAAGCAACTGCATATTTACGAAGTACCCTTTTATTACATTGAGTACGGTTTTGCCCAATTAGGAGCAATAGGTGTTTGGAAAAACTATACCGAAAACCCACAACGCGGGTTACAGTTGTATAAAGCAGCTCTTAGCTTGGGTAATACTGCTACCATCCCTGAAATTTATGCCGCTGCCGGTGTAAAATTTGATTTTAGCCCTGAATACATTAAGCAACTGTTTGACTTTGTTTGGGCTGAATATGAAAAACTGAAATAGTTTTTAATTACTATACAAATATTCGGGGAGTAATCAAATGAATTATTCCCCAAGTATTCAAAAACAGCATATGTAATGTCTCAATCACATTCTTTAGCTTGGGGAGCAAATAATGAAATAGTCATTTTCTATATTAACACCCTTTTTCTTTTTTTTTATCTCTTTATAACTGTATTGATTTCACTGAAAATTTATGACCTAACATCTTTTTATGCTCCAAACAAGGCTAAAATGTTTCCAAATGACAGTAACGTACTAAAATCACTTTTCAAGACATTTAGTTGTTTACTTAATTTTATTCCGGATGAAGAATCTCTTAGACGTCTCAAAGAATATGGAAAACAAAAAGAGTGGGTTTCAATTTATAAACTAATGAAGATAAGAAAGGCTCTCAAACAAT
The sequence above is drawn from the Bacteroidota bacterium genome and encodes:
- a CDS encoding M3 family oligoendopeptidase, yielding MTFIPSDYKVTDWASLEPYFTQLTQRQINSPEEFKQWLKDRSDLESIVSEDLAWRYIRMTCDTANKEIEDAYLYFVSEIQPQISPIENTLNEIMAHSPFAKQLTDSAHSIYLRNTATALELFREENIPIEVELQTESQKYGTINGAMTVELEGKQLTLQQAGAYLKKTDRNIRQEAFEKISARRLQDRETLDTLLDKLITLRHKLATNTGFDNFRDYMHRALCRFDYTVEDCFKFHEAVATQVVPIAKKLGEERKAKLGYERLRPWDGDVDADGLPPVHPFNNGEELAEKTIAAFNRLDPFFGEVISTMRAKGHLDLDSRIGKAPGGYNYPLAVSNYPFIFMNSAGLLRDLETMVHEGGHAIHSVLTKDLELNAFKSCPSEVAELASMSMELISMDVWDEFMKDPAELRRAKAEQLEGVIKTLPWIATVDKFQHWLYTNPTHTAAERTEAWKQIFAEFGTGLTDWGGYEDAYNTAWQKQLHIYEVPFYYIEYGFAQLGAIGVWKNYTENPQRGLQLYKAALSLGNTATIPEIYAAAGVKFDFSPEYIKQLFDFVWAEYEKLK